Below is a genomic region from Scyliorhinus canicula chromosome 2, sScyCan1.1, whole genome shotgun sequence.
GCTTTCGGAGTTGCGAGGCCGAATTATCAGGATTGATGATGTTAAACATGCTCCATCTATTCTACCCTAAAAGCGTATGAACAGGGTCGgcgaaaaaaaaattggaaacgCAAGCTGACGTGCAATTCATCTTGATTGATTCTTAGGGTAAACGAGTCATGTGATCCAATGTAGAAATTACCATAGATCAGTTTTGGTCATTAAGATCCATCCTTTGGAACTCCAAGGCAATACAGGCAAAATTAGCCTATCGGTTTTCAGGCTCTGCTAGGTAGCTGCGTTCGCCTCCCTGTGCCAAGGATTTGTCCTGTGACTAAGGATAAAGCAAACACAGTAACAAATAATTTAATTTACAGTCTGTCACAGACATCTTTCTATATTTGGAAACTTCAAAAACATCAGCGCTGTTTCATTAACTGTTGAGGTCATGAGCATTATATTGAACCATATTCTGCCAACAAGGCAGATTGCACAACCTTATAGTTTAAAATGTAAAACTTTATTTTAATACGTGTATTAATACGAGTAAAAAAAGAGTCCCCCTCCATTTCGCAGTGGTGAACCGAATTACAAGATACTGCCTGAACACCATTTCAAGGTCGGATTGACACGTTATCAGAAGTTTCCTTATATATCTCAGAGTAAAGAAATTAGATAGAATATATCTAGTaaaggacgatagtgacattattCACTTTTATTCAGAAGCTGGTGGTTTCCAACATTTCGCTTAGATTTATAAGACCGGCCTCTGGCATATCCTATAGCCAAGAATATACACACGATAAAATCATTCCCTACTTCTGAGCTTCATTATGTTGCAGCCCATAACAATTTTCTCCATTAATTATccagatatcattatttacatcacGCAAATGAACCGTCCAATGATCGTGCGAGTTTAACATTATCTTCGACATAAATCGTAAGTATGCAAATTAGACAAGGGTTTGGAGTTTAGTGCCTCGAGAACTGCATCGCTACTCTTGTATTAACATCAGAATACGGCCGCACTACAATATTTCAATAATTACTAAAATACTGGGCTTGCTCGAGGCGTACAATTCCCATAGAAATTTCAAAAGCTCATATTTTTGATTTGCACAAATGATAAATTGCATGTGGAGATTCAGTGTGGCAAGTAAACATTGTGAGTTCAGAAGACTGAGAATTCAAACTAGCGCAGAGCCGAGTTATTCCGTCGCCTTCCCCATTGGCACAGCCTAATGTGTGTAGCCTAATTAAATAGGTCGATCTGCGGGGAGTGAGCTTCTTGTCTGAAAAGGACTCGAATCTGTAAATGTGAACCATCCTCGGCACCTTTAACTGAAGGGCAATCAAGCGAAAGGCAGTCCTAAGGGGCGGGGAGACGGAGCGGAGGCCGCTCCacagagaaaaagaaaatcatATTTAATTATGGGGGGAATCTACTCATGTTTCAATTTGCTTTAATGCACTCATTAAATATCGCTTGTCATTATCTCTGGTTACATTTATCCCGCAAGACCAAGCAGGCGGCAGCACTCTGATCAATATTTGTTTACTTTGGTCAGATTGAAATGCACAAATGGTATTGTTCGTAACTACAAATTAGACAGAGATTCGGTACCATGAACTCGAATAATCTGATGATAACTCCCCAAGTCCCTCTTCTCTGAACGGAAACATAATAAAAACGTAAATGTTGTTGAGTTTAAAAGTAACACTTGTTCGGTTGTAGAGTAATTTCCCCAAATATGGATCAGAGTGAAAGATTTGAAATCCACCAATGTTTTGATTTTCGATCTGTTCGCTCCTTTCGCGCGCCAAGCTCGCATACTGGTTGCTAAAATGTGATACTCGGTTGTTGCCAGTAGAAAGTGTGTGGCCTGGTATTGTTTTAATTAAAGGGATCTAAAACAGTATTTGTTTATTTGTTATAAAATAATAATGATAACTCACCTCAAATTAAACCAAAATTTGGAACCTCCTCATGCAACACGGCCGAATGATCCAGTATGTCGCCCGTGCTCACGGATACAGCAGAATAAGCCACACTTAAATCTGGATAGCGTACCCAGCATTATCCAAACACAATCATTTCTTATAAGAAACATTTAGCTTATATATATACTGATCCATTTCAAATTTTCGTCTTCTTGAATGTAGTATATCATTTGTATAGTTAATTAAAAACAAATATCGTTGCGTGTTCTACCCATACATTACGGAACTCGCTTAAGCATGCGTTGGTTATAATATGACTCGTTTTTCTGTATAATAGTAAAGCTCAAATGCATTGGCAAAAGGGCTCGATGTTATTTCCAAGCATTACCCGTTATGAAGATACGTACTAATTCAATCACATAACATTAGTATATGTTTTAAAAGGCCCGCTTCAATGCTGTGGCAATGGCTGTATATGGGAAGGGAATTAAAAGTGCCCTTTGTTCTCATCTCGTGTTCAAATGACCAATTGGGCCTGTATTCAATATTAAATGCGGACAAATATCTAACAAGTTGTTTAACATCgatggggcgggggtgtgggagcAAAGGCGGTTCTGCTGTGCCAAGGAAAGAGTTTTATAGGATATAAGTTAGGATCATTATTCTCTTACATACATAGAGCAAAAGGCGACGGACGGGGAAAGTTTGGCTGCCGTATTTCTTTCCTACTCATTTCTTCAAATCAGCGACCTGTTCTTTCACGTTGCCCTTCACGTTGCGAAATATGAGCGTCTTCTTTGTTTTTTTGAACAACGCACGCATTAAGTATTTCGAATGTGAAAAAAACTCATTAGTCAAACAAAGTCCACGATCAGTTGGTATGTTAGACTTGTGCAATCCAAAAAGAGACACTAACTTGACCTTAACTTTGTTATGGCGCCCCCAGTATCTGGAGAACATGCACAGACTCTGTCTGGCAGCTCGACCCATAAAAGTGAGATGAAAAAGAGATTCCGAGCGGTTTCCACGTAATGTCGGACAAATTTCCAAAGCTCTGGGTTATACTACTGCAAACACGACAGCTTTGATGCAACAATACATTTTGGTCTTAGTAATTTATTTTCGTCACAATTATCGAACAAAATGAATGTAAAGAACATGCAGGCAGGATGTAGCACATTTATTTCCACAGGCGGTATACtatttaaagggggggggggcggttcagAAATTCAGCACCATACTCAGGTCTCTCCATCCCCCAAACACAGCAGCAGCAATTGGAAAAGGAGTGCCTAAGCCATTTTCATCCCATATGTAATTCAATTAGAAAGTCAACTTGCAATGCCGAAAAGCTGGGGTCTCTGTATATTTTAAATTAATGCTGGAAATAGAACTAGAAATGTCAACACGCTGATGACGGGAACATTTTCAACATCAGCGAATGCATAGCTTCATAGATTTAAAAACGAAACTTATATATTGATGAATGCGCATTAAAATGTTTAGGACCTTCTAGAGACCGGCTCGACATCCTTAATTTCCGATGAATTGGCGGCTGTATTTGTTTCGCGTTATTTTCTAATGTGGCGCTTGCGGGCGTCCTTCTGATGTCTCGTGGAATCTCCCTCAGAACTACCCTTCCATACTGCAGACCTACGTGGTGTTTTTATTAGATCATAGTGCTTCTAACAAGCTCACCAAAATCAATGGCTTCCAAGTCCACATTTACGCCAATTCTAACCAACTTTCGAACTAACGTAGCCGTTTTCATTGTATGTCTAAGTACATGCAATTTAATGCAAAAAGTTCAGAACACTGGTGCAATAGAATTTGATGAGAGCTGTCGTCACTTAAATACATATCTTACTTCTGGTGCAAATGGAACAGCCTTCATTTCAGAATAGCGTAGTTTAAGCGTTCTTTCACATAACACCTGCCTTTTTCAAATACACAATAGTCTCCACGGTAATAACGACTTTTCCGTCAATTTCCATCGACCAAGCATTGATGGAAAATGTAGTTCAGTGCAACGTCTGGGCTGCAGACATTTATTTCTCTGACCTGATACCAACAATCACAGGGACCAGGGGCATGGAAAGTCGCTTTCACGCTACCAAATTATTGAATGCCAACCTAGCATCAAAGTAATgtaattaaaataatttaaaatggatGTGCGCATTGTTTGCATCGTAAGTCGTATTTACATATCCCGCCTaaaaaaacattcatttttgGTCTAATTCTCGATAtacagtttatttattttttaaactggaTATATTTAAGGCCTATTGCTAATGAACCCCACTTTCGGTACTTTCGGTAAAATGGCCAGAATGAAATCTCCATATACCATTAATCGGACCACATTTATTTGCGTTGATGTATTTCATTAAAGTTCCTTAAAGGGTCCATGAATCGCACGGTGCATGTTTAATTAATCGGAGTCCAGGCAAATGGCGGGGATAGAAGTAATGGCTGCTTCTGCCCACCCACGTCCTGATTTGCTGGAATGAGAAGCGCAGTGACTGCAACTCATTCATTCTCGTTTACATCTTCTGCTAATGCCCAGACTCAAGTGCAAAGGCTTTCTCGACTGAGCCTCATTTTAATAAACATGATTTCTTCACGTCAAAATAAAACTTCCCACTATTAAGTTAGTTAAAAATCCGCCACGCTTGAAACCGTCAAGAAAATTGAACGAAGCGGGCATTGCCATAAAAAAGAAAGTGCAATAATAATTATCATGAGATTGATAGCACTTGACTCCATTATCTATAAGAAGAAATATTATTTCCAAAGTTCTGACCTGGTCCAAGAAATATATGTCCCAATGACGAATGGAATCGTCGTCAACCCGTTTGAACCGAAGGAATAAAAGTCGCATTCTCGTTTCATGTGATATAAGGGACGTGGCGCCTGCATCCGGGTCAAATCATAttcaaattacagcacaggatacattatttcattttattttatttcctaaaAGTTTGCCTTAATTTTTTTGTACGATAGTCACTTAATCTTTCTGACGATTAAGAATTGGAATTATTATAAATGAATACAACCTCTTACAGAGAGGGACACATAACTATTTTGGTTCGATGGAAATATGGGTGAGCTGTAACTAAAAAACAGCAACCCTCAAACTGGCGGGTTAACTGGCGTGTTACAGAATCAAAATCCAGCTGAATACAAATAAAAACGATGCCCACAGCATGTCTGTTTGTGCTATGCGGATTTTATTGATGCTCCGCTTTTGCTTTACGACTGGATTGTAATAACATAATTTGAAGCTAAATATTTGTCTCATTTAATCGGGATGAAACTTCCTTAAATGTCGCTGTTCATCCTGGGCCGAACAGCCCCAGATTTTGCACAGATTAACCTCAAGTGGATTGGTAAACTGTACGTTTATCGATCTCCCTATCGGAAATTGGTTGACGAAAAATGGTTAGCTTGCACAGTGAAACAAACAATATTGTTCCAACAATAATGCAATGGTTTGAAAGCGATGAGCTCCGAAACTCTGTAATATGTTTAAATAGCAATTCAAACATCTCCATCCTGTAACCCATGCATGAGGTGGATATTATGCGCTCTCAATTAATCGCTAATGTATAAATATTGAATCTTATTCTGAAATGAAGCGTCGACTTAATGTTAGTGGAGTGGAAATAACTGCAATAAATCATTTGTGGAAAAAATTGCGAGGCGtgtttctttatttttattttgttcaacGTGGGCCTTGAAGGGACCCAAGGAAAGTACAGTTCCATAACAATTTATCACCCGTGtgtttattatttttaatttctgGCATCGTcgtttatttattttgttctatGTATCAGATCCACGTGCAATTTCACCAGAGCAACTCTGAATTCTGAAGCCGAAATATTTGCAGCTTCCAAAACACCAAATATATCGGGCAGTCACAGAACGTCAATAATACGAGCACCTTCCTATTCGGCTCGTTTAAATCCACACAGACCACGATCACCTATTGTGGACACGCATTGTTTGCGAAAAACAAATGCCGTGGTCCGGATAGGTATGCATCTTTATCAGATTTCCACACACTTTTCAATTAATCAGTTATCCGGCACCAACTTCACATCACGTTTACAAAACATGAGTTGTACATAAAAATGAAACATTGCTTCGTCCTTCATTTTATTAGAACAGATTTTACATAAGGTAGAGTGCATGCATAATATTTATATATTTAAGATTTAAATTCGAATGTTCCATTCTAATTACCTGTTGTACTTACATTCTCAAAATGCAGAATATCTGCTTGTTACTCGAATGGACAGTCATgtggcaatttttttttaaaatcaggaaacaaaACCATTACAAATGTCTTTGAAACTAATAAATGATGATGAGAATACGCCGGCACGCTATTCACGGACAGCAAAGAACAGGCCacaacaagtcaaatttgtgcCTTGCGATTAATTTCCTGCTATAGCAAATGTTCACGAGGTATCCGTAGTTTGCATCTCAGTCCCTGTATGTTGCTGATGTTTAAGCCAGCACGCCATGGACTAGTGGCAGTGGCAATGTAATGTTAGATTGCTGTTTTATATGACAGCCACATCAAAGGAGCACCTATCCATTAAGACAATGGATATTCTTGATCTACATGCTTTCTGCAAGCGAGCTTAATTACCATAAAAAAGTTCAATTCACGACCTTGAGACTCACATTTGAACTTTACTTTGGCCTAAAAGAGTGAGAGTGTTTGTTCGCGCATTACAAGCCTTTTCTTTTTCATGCGCCGGTTTTGAAACCAGATTTTAACTTGTTGGTCGCTCAGGTTCAGTCTGTCGGACAACTCTTTCCTCTTCTGGCGATTGATAAACTCGTTGGCAAGAAATTCATTTTCAAGTTCAGCTATTTGCTGCTTTGTGTATGGCTTGCGCTTCCTCCTTGACCTCACTTGGGTTGGACACCAGGGCAAACCTGCAGATGGAAATTAAGAAAACAAAAGGCTGAAGCAATGGAAACATTTCAACACCCTCCCCATTTCACAATAATGTAACTTTGTCAGTCTATTTTGTTACTTCAGGCGCTAACATTTTTTAACTTTGCTGGATTCGCTCTTATTGTTAGAAGCGATATTGAAACATCGACCAAAAAATATCATATTATCCACTTTGTGGTACTTAGTCTTTATAAATTAGAAGAAAAAGCATCATTGGGGAATGATTATTTTGCCCGAGAAGCCGGTCAAATGACACAAATAAATTattcaaattcgccatccaaccATCTTATTATTCTCGAGACGTTGCAGCAGAATCGCGCCAATTCtacattttaacaaaagaatggCCCTGGGAAATTGCCTTCATAATAAAATAGCGACACATACAGTAAAGTTACCATTTCCTCATCATGTCAATGTTAGTTAAAACTCAACCTGCAACATTTGACCTTCTGATTTTAgtttgaatttgaattaaatttcgAATCATTTGACCTATCATTCATGGGCTGCTGACATGCTTCCAGTTTGTGTTTATTATCACGTCCGAATCATTTTTGTAATTAGTAGAATTAAATCCCCGCTTGTTCTAAATACAGTAAGCGCAAGGTTTTCAGGCTCGCTGTTTGGTGGTCAAATCCGTGAAATTCACGTCAGAGTGACAGGTAGCACTTTTTGCAAAGTCGGGATAATGTAGTTTTCAGAAGATGATCGCTTTATATTTGCACGGATACTATACCATCGGAGGATCTGTTGCATACTGGCGTTACTGGTGACTGTAATGACACACTGAGGCTCACACTTTGCTTGATGCTATCGTTTACAGTGGGAGAGTTGGAATTCAATTCAAAGCCTTGGTTATGTAATGGCGAACCGTGCAGAGATGTTTCCACGTTTGGGTATTCGTACTTGGCAGGATTGATGTTGACTGAAGAGGGGATGCTGGTATCACTTGGGTAAGACTGATTGTGTCTGCATCTCTCCTCCGCTTTCCGGCTGCTGTCCTGGAAGTAATATTTGTGAGGCTCTTCGCCGGCAGCCGCCTTGTCTGATCCATGCTTATTGATGCTGATGGAGACTGAGTTGCTGAGGTAGGATTGAGAGTAGCCGCCAAAGGCGCGGCTCTGCGGCGGCGATGCGCATGGACTCGAAGTCCACGGGAGCGAGCACACCTCCCTGCGGGTGTAGGAGAGTGCCGGCGACAGAGTTGCCAGTTGAGTCCCATTCGGACGCAGGTTGGCGAAATAGAATGGCTCCGGATTGGTAAAATTTAACAGGGAGCCGACATAGCCTGAATTGAGCAGATTATGCTCGCACATTTCCGAGGACCGCGATCAGACCCTCTCTGTCCCCTATTTAGCTTCCAGACGGAGATAAACGAAAGCCGCTCGCTGATTCGCTCCTTGCTGGTCACAAGACAAGCGGAAACAGTTTTTTTTGCTGGAACCGCCTCCGTCCCACCACGACTCCCATCTGAAATGTCCAAGTACACGTCCATGTGCACCTTCATCCCACTCAATGGCTGTTAGTCCGACCCAAATCGCTGGAGTCAATATGGAGCATGCAAAAATAGAGCAGGAAAACAAATCTTCCACTTTAAATAAATTGGACAGTTTCGACACATCTCCAAGCATTTCGCATGACCTAAACTGATTAAATGCTATATTAATCccatgacttttaaaaaataataaagctTTAAATATCCGAAATGTTCAAGTGATCTCCTGATTCTATCACATCAATTTCAATAATTCCTGAAAACTTAATAGCCACAATTGGTAGGATGATTAATTCGATAATGCATAATTGGAACTCGTGATGATTCATAACATCCATCCGCGTGGAATAAAAATCTAACATGTTTCTTTAAAATACTATAGTCCGTTTATATTTTAGCCTATTTAATATTTATCGGCGGATATCTCAGTAGGATAAGATCTGTCGCTTTGCGAAGGACCCCTATGTTTAAATTAGCCACGCTTTTTATTATGTTATTTTGATTCTTTGtgttaataaaaaaaaaacgACGAATAGGACGGTAGGCAGTGACAATGTTTTAAAGCTAAACACACGAACGTTAATGCAGATTATCTACCGGATTGAGAAAATGATTCTGCGCGACCTAGTTAAGGAACGCTATAACATTGAAATAATAAACTACTGCACCAAATATAGCGCGATAAGACTCATTCGACTTTTCGTAAATATGGATGCATTCATACAGCTGAACAAAGCCCTACATCAGCATAGCGTCTAATGTGATATGAACAATAGTCGTATTCAGATTCTTGCCGTTGAATACAATGATCTACgacattattgttttttttttaaatcagcaagTTGATTATATTAATGCTTGCTCGCATTATTAGGCGGGAAGGAAAATGCCCCGATTCTTAATGGGTCCACATTCGAGTTGAATAATGTTGCACAGTTCTATTGTGCTTAACGTGTGCCGCTGCAAGTGGAAGTGTTGAGATTATATTCTGTTCTGAGTCTGTCTTCACAATACTCGCATTTCGACAATATCCAGTAAATTGGCGGTGGCTACTTTAACATAAGACCGCAACATTTTACCTTTCCTAAGATTGGCTCCTTGCTGGTCACAAGACAGATGGTCGTGGCAGAACCACGAAGCCTCGTTTTATGCTTGGGAAATGAAAATGTTGAACTAAGGTTTTGGAGTAAATACCAACATTTGCAACGCGAGTGCCGAAGCCAAAAGAAACGCGCCCCGCTTTTGCATCTTTCGAAtttctccaaatttattttaggcCGAATTTGCGCAATGTCTCAAATTTGACAATAATGAAAACATTAAGGGAGCTGCTGGTGAATTAACATTTAACATTAACAATGATATCAAAATGTATCGACAGCAAATCAAATTGAATAAAGTATTAAACACAATGCGCCTACCTTCCTGAACTATGCAATTAATTCTGAGGCAAAATATGACTTTAGATAATTAAATCTCACGCCAGTTCCTAATTTTATTTCTAACATTGTGTCAACTACAGAAATgtgatattttaaatatttttatttgtagAATTGATAATTATTGGTCTATAAGTTAAGAATTTACTTTCCACTCtaatgtatatatacatatatatatttacaaTTTGACACGAATTGACCCTTTCAGTTAAAATCATGTGCAGTAAAATCAAAGCAGATACCGCCAGCACATCCTTACCGGAAAGATAAACGACTGATCGCACTCTGTCCCTTTTATGATCTCACGATGCCCTAAAAATGCCGAACCAGTTTCTATTGTAAGAGTTCCAAATCCAAGCGTAATTGTGGACAAAGGCGCTTAACCGAAGGCGGGTCTCCACCTAACACTTTATGCAACAAAAAGACTCGAAATAACTCCCAAAAAATGAAACTCCTCAGTTCAAGGTCAATGTCGAATGGGATCAAATCGCCATTTTTTTTCAGAAATGTTAACTTCGTTTTAGTGCAAATGTGCTTTCGAATGAAAAGTCACCTCAGGTAAAAAACGAGTACCGTATCAGGATAAACTGAGGTTTTCATTAGAACCATTATAACAAAGGTCGCAAATTGGGTTGAAAATCCACACTTTCCAGCTCCCAGGACAAACGCTGCTTTATTGTTCCTGATTTTTTCCCCTCACTCATTTCACATATTTCAACGCAGTTTGTGAAATTTTATCATAATCTACTGAATAAAACTACAATCCAAAACATTCTGTGTTATACATGTCACAGAAACCAGTAGCAAGACTAATTCACCTAGATTCTTTTGTTTACGATATTACATCAATGCCGGGTTGTGCTTGGTTATCCGGGATGTGAATACAAAACAGGCTAACATGTAGAAACTACAACTTGTTGAACTTGTTGCATAAATTCGGGAAAATACACTGAATGTAATTGATGCAAAAATGTTAACCCCCAGATAATTAACAAATTGAACACCGGCGTTTGCAAACTTTACGTCGCTTTAGTTGAACTACTTACTTTTCGCGCGCTTTTCTTGAAAAACACGCAAGGCTGCTGCCTAACTCGCTATTGCAGCCTTTCAAATAAGAtcttgaaagaaaaaaaatatcgGCCTAATTAGTACTTTTGACACTGGTTTGCAGCGTAAAGTACGAACGACCATCTTGTGGCCCGCGTTTCAGTTGTACTGTTATGTTGCATCATGTTTTATGGCGGGTTGTCCAGTAGATGGCGAACTGGCTCTGCGATCAGGGTAGTCCTTATTATTCATGATGCTAAATAAAGTCAAGGTCAAAGACCATAACGATAGTCAAGGTCAATGGTAAATAGAAATTTGACGTCAGATCGCTGAACATCCTTCAAAAAACGTACCTTGAAATCACGGAGCTCTGACAAACTTAATGAAAAACAAAATCAGGCAATCGGCATGCACGTGCTAAATATGACAGAATACGAAGTTTTAATTAACTTACTGAACACAAGATGCTTTTCCCTTTTCTTCTGAGGTTGACGAAGATAACTTATCCCAATGAATATGGTTGGAAAGTGTTAGCAGATGGTAAATATAGATGGCAGGGCAGGAGCATTATCACCTACTAAGGTCATGCCCATATAAATGCCGGCAATCGCACTTAGCTTAATTCTAAACTTCATCACTCAATATTTCTATTTTAAACAGGGGACTGATGGCTCTCCTCACTTGCTAACCCTCTACACCTTCAAAAGGCTCCATTCACTCTGTTATGAACATGCTATTCACATCACCATGTTGTGTTTTAATTACACAGCGTCGCCGACAGGGATGATACAATTGGTGTTTAAACATCTGTGCCGAGATTGCAAGGTTGCTCACCAAATTATTCATTTAAGTTGAAGATTCCTAAACGTTCGATTGTTTACGCGTTTAATTGCATTAATAATCTAACAAGATGTCGGAGGCACATATTTCGTCGTGCTTCTCTTCAAAGTTGTTCACTCGGATAACTAAATTTAACATTGTGCCAAGCAGTTTATTTACCTCCCAGTAATTTTGCGTGGCAATACTGACAAATGATTGGAATTGTTATGCGAAATGAGCACAGCCCCCATCTTGAATTGACCGCTACATCGACAAATGGGATAATGGCGAGCAACCTGGCACTTTTTAACGCCAGATTCCAGTGGCTAAGACCATCTTTAAAATTGAACTCACTACAGGAACCATTCTCTGCGTTCAATTTGGCCAACCCACGGGTTATTTCAAAGCACAGCAGCCTGCAAAGAGCACATGTTTCAAACAGTTTGATTTTATATTTGCAAGATGCGCAGCAAGTGAATAGTGGAAGCATTGCGAACATAAGGTATCGTTCAATTTTTTTGAAATGATGTATTTTGACACTCATCATTTCCAGCTCCTTATAGCTTGTTAATACAATCATTCCTACTAATGCTTACGTCGTTCCGACGTTTTTATCCTCCGTCCCCAATACCGCAGCACAAAATGTGACTTATGTCCATGTATAAATTAGAAACCATTGGTATAAATATTGCTGAGCTTAATACAAAGTATGGCGACGTGACAAAATCCAAAAATCTGGATTCATTTACAGAACAGATAAAACTTGAAGACAGTCAAAGTGTGATTTGTTTTAATATTGTACACGGCATAAATCAAAGAAAACCATGCGAGTCCATAGTTAACTCATCCTGGGAAAGAAAATGATGGACAAAATGAGAAAATGCTTGCGTTAAAAATGTACATAAACATAGAAATAATGCCGAACGTATCCACTATGTTACTCGTATAGTTATCATGATTACAATAATGAAGTAATTTAAGTATACAGCGCAACAAGTTACTAATTAGAAAACAGCTGTAAAAGTTTCAATTAAAGGCACCGCATTCAAAACGACCAAGGGGCTTTCAAATATATTAGCGTTTCTTTTGAAAATAACAGCTTTAAATGAACAAAAGATTCAAAATGCAGAAACATAGATTTTCATATTTTAACTCATAACTTTTAAGGACATTTTAGATTTGACGAGCATTTCACTTGAGACTGAATTTAAGTGTAATGTTTACATTTACTGAGgacaacatagaacattcagtgaGTAAAAGGAAAGTCCTTTCAGTATCTAggctaaataatttattatgaaaatgATTGTAAATTCGCTGCCGATTAATAGGATAATATATCTTATGAAATTGTACAGCAGTCAATCTGTAACTATCCCACTTATATTTAATTTCTAACTGGCACTGATTTAAAATGGTATTTTAGCAATATATTTTCGATCATTTGCAACAGAATGGATTTTGTTGCTAGTGTATATGATTAGCGTTTGAACCCACTCGCAGTGCAGCCATTGCACCTTTTGCAAAGCACTGCTGAAAACTTAAATGTTAAATAAAAATCGCTTTGCATTAAGAAAGCTATAAATACATTCCATTTAATGTCAACTTTTGTGTTTAAATATGTTATCAGTTGTAGTCGCCATTTTATCTGCAGATTGCAAACCCTCCAGTAGCTCAGCTGAACACTCGACAAATGTACTTAAAACTGAACGAAGCATTAGTTTGCAGCAGTGTTTGCAATGTCACTCGTGAAAATAAtccagcacggtaacacaatacAAGTATGTGAACGTCAAGCTGATCAACCCTTTCAAGAGTGCCTTATTTCTTTGAAGGTGGTAAATGAAGTCagatcaagttttttttaaagcaaagtttCGCACAAACGTTTTGTGGAAATTGTCAGTTTAACATGTTATCTTTGTAAATCCGAAGATGCATCTTCAATGTCTCCCACGTTCATTTAGTTCCCTTTACTAAAAGGACAACCATCACATGTAATTTACAATGAGCGAATACTGGTTACTGATCACTGCCGGATCAAGGTATATTTTCTTTGACTTT
It encodes:
- the hoxd12a gene encoding homeobox protein Hox-D12a isoform X2; the protein is MCEHNLLNSGYVGSLLNFTNPEPFYFANLRPNGTQLATLSPALSYTRREVCSLPWTSSPCASPPQSRAFGGYSQSYLSNSVSISINKHGSDKAAAGEEPHKYYFQDSSRKAEERCRHNQSYPSDTSIPSSVNINPAKYEYPNVETSLHGLPWCPTQVRSRRKRKPYTKQQIAELENEFLANEFINRQKRKELSDRLNLSDQQVKIWFQNRRMKKKRLVMREQTLSLF
- the hoxd12a gene encoding homeobox protein Hox-D12a isoform X1 → MCEHNLLNSGYVGSLLNFTNPEPFYFANLRPNGTQLATLSPALSYTRREVCSLPWTSSPCASPPQSRAFGGYSQSYLSNSVSISINKHGSDKAAAGEEPHKYYFQDSSRKAEERCRHNQSYPSDTSIPSSVNINPAKYEYPNVETSLHGSPLHNQGFELNSNSPTVNDSIKQSVSLSVSLQSPVTPVCNRSSDGLPWCPTQVRSRRKRKPYTKQQIAELENEFLANEFINRQKRKELSDRLNLSDQQVKIWFQNRRMKKKRLVMREQTLSLF